The DNA sequence TCAAGCACCCTCCCCTGTTTCACCTAGCAAATGTTCCCACCGCAAATAGTGCGAAGTGACGCGCAGCAAGTGAAACAACGAGGAGCGGAGTTCAAACTCCTCCCGCGTCACTGGGAGCTCGCCTTGACGAAAGTGGTCGTATAAATCGGCGAATGCCTCCATTAACTCGCCGCATGGCGCCGATAACTCCTCGTCTTTCGTCGGTGACTTTCCCTTTGAAGTCAATCGCTCCTCATCTGCTGCCGACGACTCCGCACCTCGCACCGATCGCCCGCCATCTGCTGCCGCCTCCGCCCTTGCGGCTACTTTATCTATAAACGCGGCAACTAACTCACTGTTAGGCACGCTATCATGAATCGTCTGCAAAATATTAACCATCCGCTCCAACTCATAAAACTGCTGGCGACGAATGTCCAAATAGTCACAGTAATCTTCTTGGCAATTCCGTTTGCGCAGGAAAAAATCGTTCTCCTTATCCAACTGTGCCACCCGTTTCGCATCGCGCAGCAGTTCGCGTGCACTCTCCAATTCCGCTGTCAAATCGTTAGCATCGCCCTCTCCTCGATTTCCCGTACGCACGCGGTCAGCAACTTGACGTAAAATCGCAGCGTACATCGCTTCGATCTTCTGTTGATAGCCTTGCAGCTTGCCGCTCATGTCGGGCATAAACACGTTAAACGTAAGCGCCACAAAACAACCGACGATCACGAGCAGCATTTCATTGACAAAAATTTCCCACGTCAATTGTTCATAAGTGAACACATGTAAAATGAGCACAGCGGCAATAACGAGCCCTTCGCCCAACTTTAGCCATACAGAAAGAGGGATAAAAAACAAAAAGAACAAAATGAGCGCCGGTATATGATAACCGATTACCGTAAACAACAACCCGCTCCCGACGACGGCAATAAAACCTAAAAATACGCGGGCAACCGCACCAGAAATCGACCGCTTCAACGTCGGTTGAATTCCTAACATTGTAATAATTCCCGCGAGCGTATACGAATCGAGCTCTAATGCCCGCGCAAGCCACACTGCAACACCTGTACCAACCGCCGTTTTAATCGTTCGGTAGCCGATCCTCACCTTAAACATCGTTCCCTTCCCATATATACAAGAAAATAGTTCCCTTTTTTATCTTAAAAATAAAAATATTCCCCCAATAACTTTCAAGTCGTTTCCCATCGTCGTCCTTGCAGAGTCCCCGGATATGTTACTCTTATATCAATTATAATGGATGTAACCGAGCATGATCG is a window from the Numidum massiliense genome containing:
- a CDS encoding aromatic acid exporter family protein; amino-acid sequence: MFKVRIGYRTIKTAVGTGVAVWLARALELDSYTLAGIITMLGIQPTLKRSISGAVARVFLGFIAVVGSGLLFTVIGYHIPALILFFLFFIPLSVWLKLGEGLVIAAVLILHVFTYEQLTWEIFVNEMLLVIVGCFVALTFNVFMPDMSGKLQGYQQKIEAMYAAILRQVADRVRTGNRGEGDANDLTAELESARELLRDAKRVAQLDKENDFFLRKRNCQEDYCDYLDIRRQQFYELERMVNILQTIHDSVPNSELVAAFIDKVAARAEAAADGGRSVRGAESSAADEERLTSKGKSPTKDEELSAPCGELMEAFADLYDHFRQGELPVTREEFELRSSLFHLLRVTSHYLRWEHLLGETGEGA